One genomic segment of Candidatus Fukatsuia endosymbiont of Tuberolachnus salignus includes these proteins:
- the hemL gene encoding glutamate-1-semialdehyde 2,1-aminomutase, which produces MNKSATLYAEAQKFIPGGVNSPVRAFNGVGGSPLFIERANGAYLYDVDGKEYIDYVGSWGPMILGHNHPVIRHAVIAAVERGLSFGAPTEIEVRMAKLITSLIPSMERVRMVNSGTEATMSAIRLARAYTKRDKIIKFEGCYHGHADCLLVKAGSGALTFGEANSPGVPDDFAKHTLTCIYNDLDSVRQVFAQYPQEIAGIIVEPVAGNMNCVLPSADFLPGLRTLCDEFGALLIIDEVMTGFRVALGGAQALYNVKPDLTCLGKIIGGGLPVGAFGGSDEIMKQLAPTGTVYQAGTLSGNPIAMAAGFACLNQLSEDSISRLTQLTANLVQALSDAAKVKNIPLVINHIGGMFGLFFTDASRINCYQDVIQCDVKRFKLFFHLMLAEGVYLAPSAFESAFMSLAHSDQQIEETVAAAQRCFAKL; this is translated from the coding sequence ATGAATAAGTCCGCAACTCTCTATGCCGAGGCACAAAAATTTATCCCGGGAGGGGTCAACTCCCCGGTTCGAGCATTTAACGGTGTTGGTGGCTCGCCATTATTTATTGAAAGAGCTAATGGTGCCTATCTATACGATGTTGACGGTAAAGAATATATCGATTACGTGGGATCATGGGGACCAATGATACTGGGTCATAATCATCCAGTTATTCGCCATGCTGTAATCGCTGCGGTTGAGCGTGGACTAAGCTTTGGTGCTCCGACTGAAATTGAAGTCAGGATGGCAAAGTTAATCACTTCTTTGATACCCAGTATGGAAAGAGTACGCATGGTTAATTCAGGTACCGAAGCTACCATGAGTGCGATTCGTTTGGCACGTGCTTACACCAAACGCGACAAAATTATCAAGTTTGAGGGCTGTTATCACGGTCATGCTGACTGTCTATTAGTAAAGGCGGGTTCGGGTGCGTTAACTTTCGGAGAAGCAAATTCGCCAGGTGTTCCAGACGATTTTGCAAAACATACCTTGACTTGCATTTATAACGACTTGGATTCGGTGCGGCAAGTTTTTGCACAGTACCCGCAAGAAATAGCGGGCATTATCGTCGAACCGGTCGCCGGTAATATGAACTGTGTACTACCGTCCGCCGATTTTCTGCCCGGCCTGCGTACTTTGTGCGATGAATTTGGTGCTCTATTGATTATCGACGAAGTGATGACCGGTTTTCGCGTCGCTTTGGGAGGCGCACAGGCGCTTTATAATGTCAAACCCGATCTCACTTGTTTAGGCAAAATTATCGGTGGCGGTTTGCCTGTGGGGGCATTTGGTGGCAGTGACGAAATAATGAAACAACTGGCACCTACGGGTACCGTTTATCAAGCAGGAACATTGTCCGGTAATCCGATCGCCATGGCGGCGGGTTTTGCCTGCTTAAATCAGTTGTCTGAAGATAGCATCAGTAGACTAACGCAACTGACTGCAAATTTAGTTCAAGCATTATCTGATGCGGCTAAGGTAAAAAATATTCCGCTGGTGATTAACCACATTGGGGGGATGTTTGGCCTGTTTTTTACTGATGCTTCACGGATAAATTGTTATCAAGATGTCATACAATGTGATGTTAAACGCTTTAAACTTTTCTTTCATTTGATGTTAGCTGAAGGTGTTTATCTGGCACCCTCGGCTTTTGAAAGTGCGTTTATGTCACTGGCACACAGTGACCAACAGATTGAAGAAACGGTAGCAGCCGCACAGCGTTGCTTCGCTAAATTATAA
- the glnE gene encoding bifunctional [glutamate--ammonia ligase]-adenylyl-L-tyrosine phosphorylase/[glutamate--ammonia-ligase] adenylyltransferase, producing the protein MLPVSTPLQLQAQYVQQRFLQLTPPVTLGQQDSILLALSDFVSDMLFMHPQWWEELHQHPPQRQEWQYYQHELARELNQVQDESALLKTLRLFRSRVMVRIAWSQLLSTSSTEETLQQLSQLAESLLIAARDWLYRLFCRDFGTPCNDDGMRQPLLILGMGKLGAGELNFSSDIDLIFVYPENGKTTGGRRQLDNAQFFIRLGQRLINALHQQTIDGFVYRIDMRLRPFGDSGPLVMSFAALENYYQQQGRDWERYAMVKAKVIGGDDNHYAQELCHMLRPFVFRRYIDFSVIQSLRSMKVMIAREVRRRGLQDNIKLGAGGIREIEFIAQVFQLIRGGREPSLQQRALLPTLQTIAELGLLPLTQVDQLSTSYLFLRRLENLLQTIADQQTQTLPHDSLNQARLAYGMNKTDWPALLITLQQHMQAVRQIFNQLIGDDSAHIGEDPCYSGYNSLWQDKLEESDLAVLAPHLEQTLCRQLLHIIDHFRHDVNKRAVGRRGREVLDQLMPHLLTEVCSRPDANIVLARVTLLLLSVVTRTTYMELLLEYPAALTHVVRLCAASPMIANQLARYPLLLDELLDPQALYQPMAPVAYHDELRQYLLRIAQGDEELQLEALCQFKQTQQLRIAAADISGTLPVMKVSDHLTYLAEAIIATVVQQAWHQMVARYGQPALLHQDQGQGFAVIGYGKLGGWELNYHSDLDLVFLLDCPSNVMTEGERSIDGRQFYLRLAQRIMHLFSTRTLSGILYQIDTRLRPSGESGMLVSTFEAFVDYQQHQAWSWEHQALVRARVVYGEAKLQQQFDAIRQQVLCHRRDDQQLRKDIISMREKMRHHLGDKQPDLFDIKADTGGIIDIEFIAQYLVLRHAAAQPDLANWSDNVRIFACMVDFGIMAQSEAAALTAAYIGMRDRIHRLVLQELPGIVAANDFHSERRQVMASWCKWLRE; encoded by the coding sequence ATGTTACCTGTTTCCACTCCTCTACAATTGCAAGCACAGTATGTGCAACAGCGTTTTCTTCAACTGACGCCTCCTGTCACGCTTGGTCAGCAAGATAGCATTCTATTGGCGTTGAGCGATTTTGTCAGTGACATGTTGTTTATGCATCCCCAATGGTGGGAAGAGTTACATCAGCACCCTCCCCAGAGACAGGAATGGCAATATTATCAACATGAATTAGCCAGGGAGCTCAATCAAGTACAGGATGAAAGCGCATTACTAAAAACGTTGCGACTATTCCGTAGCAGAGTAATGGTACGTATTGCCTGGTCACAGCTACTGTCAACCAGCAGCACAGAAGAAACCCTGCAACAACTGAGTCAATTGGCAGAAAGTTTGCTTATTGCTGCGCGTGATTGGCTTTATCGGCTTTTTTGTCGTGATTTCGGTACACCCTGTAATGATGATGGAATGAGACAGCCGTTGCTGATTTTAGGTATGGGAAAATTGGGCGCGGGGGAGCTAAATTTTTCTTCCGATATCGATTTGATTTTTGTCTATCCAGAGAATGGTAAAACCACAGGAGGTAGACGGCAGTTAGATAATGCGCAATTTTTCATCCGATTGGGCCAAAGATTGATCAACGCTTTGCATCAGCAAACTATTGACGGTTTTGTCTATCGTATCGATATGCGTTTGCGTCCTTTTGGCGACAGCGGCCCCTTGGTGATGAGTTTTGCAGCATTGGAAAATTACTATCAACAGCAAGGCCGAGACTGGGAACGCTATGCGATGGTGAAGGCTAAGGTAATCGGTGGTGACGATAATCATTACGCTCAGGAATTATGCCATATGTTGCGGCCTTTTGTATTTCGCCGCTATATCGATTTCAGCGTTATCCAGTCGTTACGAAGTATGAAAGTGATGATTGCACGTGAAGTACGCCGTCGTGGGTTGCAAGATAATATTAAACTGGGTGCAGGCGGTATCCGTGAAATCGAATTTATCGCACAAGTATTTCAACTGATACGGGGTGGTCGTGAGCCAAGTTTACAACAGCGTGCTTTACTGCCAACGTTACAGACCATCGCTGAATTGGGTTTACTACCGCTAACACAGGTGGATCAACTCAGCACAAGTTATCTATTTTTACGTCGTCTGGAAAATTTGTTACAAACAATTGCTGATCAACAGACACAGACGCTGCCGCATGACAGCCTGAATCAGGCTCGTTTGGCTTATGGTATGAATAAGACTGATTGGCCAGCGCTGCTCATAACACTACAGCAGCATATGCAAGCAGTACGACAGATTTTCAATCAATTAATTGGTGATGATAGTGCACATATTGGCGAAGATCCCTGTTATAGCGGTTACAACAGTTTATGGCAGGATAAATTGGAAGAAAGCGATCTGGCCGTGTTAGCACCTCATTTAGAGCAGACTCTCTGCCGCCAGTTACTGCATATCATCGACCATTTCCGCCACGATGTTAATAAAAGGGCGGTGGGTCGACGTGGGCGTGAGGTGTTAGATCAGCTTATGCCACACCTGTTGACTGAAGTCTGCTCACGGCCTGATGCCAATATTGTTTTAGCACGTGTGACCCTGCTATTGCTCAGTGTTGTCACACGTACCACTTATATGGAATTACTGTTGGAATACCCGGCTGCACTGACTCATGTCGTCCGCCTTTGTGCAGCCTCGCCGATGATTGCCAATCAACTGGCACGTTATCCGTTATTACTGGATGAATTATTGGACCCTCAGGCGCTATATCAACCAATGGCACCCGTTGCCTACCATGATGAACTGCGCCAATATCTGTTGCGTATCGCTCAGGGTGATGAAGAGCTGCAGTTAGAAGCACTCTGCCAATTCAAACAGACACAGCAACTACGGATTGCTGCTGCCGATATCAGCGGTACCTTGCCGGTAATGAAAGTGAGTGATCACTTAACCTATCTTGCGGAAGCCATTATTGCTACTGTGGTGCAGCAAGCCTGGCATCAAATGGTAGCACGTTATGGTCAACCGGCTCTTTTACATCAAGATCAAGGACAGGGTTTCGCTGTTATTGGCTACGGCAAACTCGGTGGTTGGGAGCTAAATTATCACTCGGATTTAGATCTGGTGTTTCTGCTAGATTGCCCGTCAAATGTGATGACCGAAGGGGAACGTAGTATTGATGGTCGACAATTCTATCTGCGTTTGGCTCAGCGCATTATGCATTTATTTAGCACTCGTACCTTGTCCGGTATTCTGTATCAGATCGATACGCGTTTGCGTCCATCGGGTGAATCTGGCATGTTAGTCAGTACTTTTGAAGCCTTTGTCGATTATCAACAGCATCAAGCCTGGAGCTGGGAACATCAAGCGTTGGTTCGTGCGCGTGTTGTCTATGGTGAAGCCAAATTACAGCAACAATTTGACGCCATTCGGCAACAGGTTTTATGTCATCGGCGAGATGATCAGCAGCTACGAAAAGATATCATCTCCATGCGTGAAAAAATGCGTCATCACCTTGGCGATAAACAGCCAGATCTATTTGATATCAAAGCTGATACAGGTGGTATCATCGATATTGAATTTATCGCGCAATATTTGGTGTTACGCCACGCAGCGGCACAACCGGACCTGGCCAATTGGTCAGATAATGTGCGTATTTTTGCCTGTATGGTGGATTTCGGCATCATGGCACAGTCAGAAGCGGCGGCATTAACTGCTGCTTATATTGGCATGCGTGATAGAATTCATCGTTTAGTATTGCAAGAGTTGCCAGGTATTGTTGCTGCCAATGATTTTCACAGTGAAAGGCGGCAGGTCATGGCCAGTTGGTGTAAGTGGTTACGAGAATAG
- the gpmA gene encoding 2,3-diphosphoglycerate-dependent phosphoglycerate mutase codes for MAVTKLVLVRHGESEWNKENRFTGWADIGLSEKGRSEAKQAGDVLKKEGLIFDFAYTSVLQRAIHTLDYVLDVLGQSWLPVEKSWMLNERHYGALQGLDKAETAKKYGDDQVKLWRRGFAISPPELTKEDQRFPGHDPRYVKLSADQLPLAESLATTVERVIPYWDEVIQPRIARGERVIIVAHGNSLRALIKYLYDMTEDEILELNIPTAAPLVYELNEDFKPIKHYYLGNAEEIAAKAAVVANQGKAK; via the coding sequence ATGGCGGTGACTAAATTGGTTCTGGTAAGACACGGTGAAAGTGAATGGAATAAAGAAAATCGTTTTACTGGCTGGGCGGATATTGGCCTATCTGAGAAAGGTCGTAGCGAGGCGAAACAGGCTGGTGACGTATTAAAAAAAGAAGGCTTGATTTTCGATTTTGCCTATACTTCGGTTTTGCAACGCGCTATCCATACCCTGGATTATGTATTGGATGTGTTGGGTCAATCTTGGCTACCGGTTGAAAAATCCTGGATGCTCAACGAACGCCATTATGGGGCGTTACAGGGGTTAGACAAAGCGGAAACGGCTAAAAAATACGGTGATGATCAAGTAAAACTGTGGCGTCGTGGTTTTGCCATCTCTCCTCCTGAATTAACCAAAGAAGATCAACGTTTCCCCGGTCATGATCCGCGTTATGTGAAGCTCAGCGCCGACCAATTGCCACTGGCTGAAAGCCTTGCAACCACAGTCGAGCGCGTTATCCCCTACTGGGATGAGGTTATACAACCGCGCATCGCCAGGGGTGAGCGCGTTATCATTGTGGCTCATGGTAATTCTTTGCGAGCGCTAATAAAGTATCTCTATGACATGACTGAAGATGAAATCCTTGAATTAAATATCCCGACTGCTGCGCCTTTAGTGTACGAACTTAATGAAGATTTTAAACCTATCAAGCATTATTATCTGGGGAACGCAGAAGAAATCGCGGCAAAAGCAGCGGTCGTTGCTAATCAAGGAAAAGCCAAATAA
- a CDS encoding CPBP family intramembrane glutamic endopeptidase, giving the protein MWATLAASLFFLPFNHTLSLLLLLCSLAGAVYYAVLTLPAMAFLLFMLVVAVAVTLLRHRQQKWRVVVMELLLLLGCIALLFHVSGFNNFKILDKVQVGMLSGPFSMYYNFDKALIPFFVLICLPDLFTTQKHPSISQLSWIGLMCTVPALLLLAVAIGGLKIEFHFPQWIGQFFIANVFFVCLAEEALFRGYLQRRLSQWLGAYPALLCSALVFGAYHFAGGSSLIIFATLAGIIYGLAWLWSGRLWVAVSFHFAFNLIHLLFFTYPIYLPK; this is encoded by the coding sequence ATGTGGGCAACTCTTGCTGCTTCATTGTTTTTTTTACCATTTAACCACACACTATCCCTGTTGCTACTACTTTGTTCGTTAGCAGGGGCTGTTTATTATGCTGTATTAACTCTGCCGGCGATGGCTTTCTTATTATTCATGCTAGTAGTCGCTGTTGCCGTAACGCTATTACGTCATCGTCAGCAGAAATGGCGAGTAGTGGTGATGGAATTACTGCTACTTCTTGGTTGCATCGCACTTCTTTTTCACGTCTCTGGTTTCAACAACTTTAAAATATTAGATAAAGTTCAAGTTGGCATGCTGAGCGGGCCTTTCTCCATGTATTACAACTTTGACAAGGCGCTGATACCCTTCTTTGTATTGATATGTTTGCCAGATTTATTCACTACCCAAAAACATCCTTCGATCAGTCAACTCAGCTGGATAGGATTAATGTGTACAGTACCGGCCTTGCTTTTACTGGCTGTTGCCATCGGTGGCTTAAAGATAGAATTCCATTTTCCACAATGGATTGGGCAGTTTTTTATCGCCAATGTCTTTTTTGTCTGCCTAGCTGAAGAAGCGCTGTTCCGCGGATATTTGCAACGAAGACTTAGCCAGTGGTTAGGGGCTTATCCAGCACTGCTATGCAGTGCGTTGGTATTCGGTGCCTATCATTTCGCTGGCGGCTCCTCACTGATTATTTTTGCTACATTGGCCGGAATAATTTACGGCTTGGCCTGGCTATGGAGTGGTCGTCTATGGGTTGCTGTTAGCTTCCATTTTGCATTTAATCTTATACATTTGCTGTTTTTCACTTATCCAATATATTTGCCAAAATAA
- a CDS encoding AcrZ family multidrug efflux pump-associated protein, whose protein sequence is MLELLQSLLLAVVMVPVVMAVMLGLIYGLGGIFNLISRTSQSK, encoded by the coding sequence ATGTTGGAATTATTGCAAAGTTTGTTGTTAGCGGTGGTGATGGTGCCGGTAGTGATGGCGGTGATGTTGGGGCTAATTTATGGTTTAGGCGGTATATTTAATTTGATTTCCAGGACAAGTCAGTCGAAATAA
- the modA gene encoding molybdate ABC transporter substrate-binding protein, whose protein sequence is MKYRWDKWIFGVILVCVGNLSAVAAEKVTLFAAVSLTNALQDIAKQYQVEKQIEVVVSYASSSTLAQQIAKGITADLFISADQQSMDYLAEKQAIVSVSRYTLLGNELVLIAPTDSNIYNVAINKETDWKNLLDGGRLALGDPDHVPAGVYAKQALEYWGAWSTLATDIIAASDVRRALALVERSKAPLGIVYGSDAVSSDKVRVVGVFPDQSHNPIEYPMAIIRGHENPQVSAFYDYLKSPAAITIFRNNGFSYINNLE, encoded by the coding sequence ATGAAATATCGGTGGGATAAATGGATTTTTGGCGTCATATTGGTTTGTGTAGGGAACCTGTCTGCTGTAGCGGCAGAGAAAGTTACCTTGTTTGCCGCTGTTTCATTAACTAATGCATTACAGGATATTGCTAAACAGTATCAGGTAGAAAAACAAATAGAGGTGGTGGTTTCTTACGCATCATCTTCCACGCTGGCACAGCAAATAGCAAAGGGCATAACAGCGGATCTGTTTATTTCGGCCGATCAACAATCGATGGATTATCTCGCTGAAAAACAGGCCATTGTTTCTGTTAGTCGCTACACTCTATTGGGTAACGAACTAGTGCTTATCGCACCAACAGACAGCAATATTTATAACGTTGCCATCAATAAAGAAACCGATTGGAAAAACTTGTTGGACGGGGGGCGCCTGGCACTTGGCGATCCAGACCATGTTCCTGCTGGGGTTTATGCCAAACAGGCATTGGAATATTGGGGAGCCTGGTCGACATTAGCGACGGATATTATCGCTGCCAGCGATGTTCGTCGTGCATTAGCACTGGTAGAACGGTCAAAAGCACCGTTGGGTATTGTTTACGGATCAGATGCAGTATCCAGTGATAAGGTCAGGGTTGTTGGTGTTTTCCCCGATCAAAGTCATAATCCCATTGAATACCCGATGGCAATAATTCGTGGTCATGAAAACCCGCAAGTCAGCGCTTTTTATGATTATCTGAAAAGCCCCGCTGCCATCACAATCTTCAGAAATAATGGATTTTCCTACATTAATAATCTCGAATGA
- the pgl gene encoding 6-phosphogluconolactonase, translating into MKQIVYVASPNSSQIDVWQLNLIGELTLLQTERVSDQQVQPMVISPDKRYLYVGVRPDFAILTYRITDDGRLKKVASAALPGSPTHISTDLQGRFLFSASYNANCVSVSPIDNQGVVKKWIQQLDDLKTPHSANIDLGNQLVLVPCLEEDRICLFKLSTDGKLTPHKQQKEVKTAKGAGPRHMAFHPHHQVAYCVNERNSTVDVYQITDNGQQYRRIQTLNALPTDFTGTCWAADIHITPDGRYLYISDRTASTLAIFSIEQEGTVISLIGHQPTETQPRGFNIDHSGDFLIAAGQQSDHIAVYGIDEHTGKLTLLARYPVGKGPMWVTVLALRTCSKSS; encoded by the coding sequence ATGAAACAAATAGTGTATGTGGCAAGTCCAAACAGCTCACAGATCGATGTTTGGCAATTAAATCTAATAGGTGAATTAACGTTGCTGCAAACTGAGAGAGTGTCCGATCAGCAGGTGCAACCTATGGTTATTAGCCCTGATAAGCGTTATTTGTACGTGGGCGTGCGCCCCGATTTTGCCATCCTGACTTACCGTATTACTGATGATGGTAGGCTAAAAAAGGTGGCTAGTGCTGCACTGCCTGGCAGCCCAACACATATCTCGACTGATTTGCAAGGACGTTTTTTATTTTCAGCATCCTATAATGCAAATTGTGTTAGCGTCAGCCCGATCGATAACCAGGGCGTGGTAAAAAAATGGATCCAGCAATTGGATGATTTAAAGACACCACATTCAGCAAACATCGATCTGGGCAATCAACTGGTACTGGTGCCTTGTCTGGAAGAAGACCGAATATGTCTATTTAAGTTAAGTACTGATGGAAAATTAACACCACACAAGCAACAGAAAGAAGTGAAAACAGCAAAAGGGGCGGGTCCACGTCATATGGCATTCCATCCTCATCATCAGGTCGCTTATTGTGTTAATGAGCGAAATAGTACGGTAGACGTTTATCAAATCACGGATAATGGCCAACAATATAGACGGATCCAAACGTTGAATGCACTGCCGACTGATTTTACCGGCACTTGTTGGGCCGCCGATATTCATATTACTCCCGATGGACGCTATCTGTATATCAGTGATCGTACGGCTAGCACCCTGGCGATTTTTAGCATAGAGCAAGAGGGTACGGTAATTTCCTTGATAGGGCATCAGCCGACAGAAACACAACCACGCGGTTTCAATATTGATCATAGCGGTGATTTTTTAATCGCCGCAGGGCAACAATCCGATCATATTGCCGTTTATGGTATTGATGAACACACTGGAAAATTAACTCTACTGGCACGTTATCCGGTAGGTAAAGGACCAATGTGGGTAACAGTTTTAGCGCTTAGAACCTGTTCCAAATCTTCTTGA
- the parE gene encoding DNA topoisomerase IV subunit B, with the protein MNKSSYNADAIEVLSGLEPVRRRPGMYTDTTRPNHLGQEVIDNSVDEALAGHARRIEVILHADQSLQVNDDGRGMPVDIHPEEGVPAVELILCRLHAGGKFSNKNYQFSGGLHGVGISVVNALSRRLEVKVQRNGQIYSIVFENGDKVQDLHVIGTCAKRNTGTYIHFWPDTSFFDSPRFSVSRLSHLLKAKAVLCPGVEIFFKDLINNSEQRWCYADGLTDYLMEAVDGLVTLPKVPFIGTLTAATEAVDWALFWLPEGGELLTESYVNLIPTVQGGNHVNGLRQGLLDAMREFCEFRNMVPRGVKLVADDIWDRCAYVLSVKMQDPQFAGQTKERLSSRQCAAFVSGVVKDAFSLWLNKNVPVAEQLAELAIANAQRRMRAAKKVVRKKLTSGPALPGKLADCSSQDLNLTELFLVEGDSAGGSAKQARDREYQAIMPLKGKILNTWEVSSDEVLASQEVHDISVAIGIDPDSEDLSQLRYGKICILADADSDGLHIATLLCALFVRHFRSLVCGGHVYVAMPPLYRIDLGKEIFYALDEEEKIGVLEQLQRKRGKPNVQRFKGLGEMNPLQLRETTLDPNTRRLVQLTIDDENTAKTLAMMDMLLAKKRSEDRRNWLQEKGDGLAIEL; encoded by the coding sequence ATGAATAAATCAAGTTATAACGCTGACGCTATTGAGGTGCTCAGCGGGCTGGAACCCGTCCGCCGTCGACCTGGAATGTATACCGATACGACCCGTCCAAACCACCTGGGCCAGGAGGTGATCGATAACAGCGTTGATGAAGCCTTGGCAGGGCACGCACGGCGCATTGAGGTAATTTTACATGCTGATCAATCATTGCAGGTCAATGATGATGGTCGTGGTATGCCGGTGGATATCCATCCTGAAGAAGGTGTTCCCGCAGTTGAGTTAATTCTGTGCCGTCTCCATGCTGGGGGAAAGTTTTCGAATAAAAATTATCAGTTTTCTGGCGGGTTGCACGGCGTTGGTATTTCGGTAGTCAATGCATTATCACGCCGACTGGAAGTGAAAGTACAACGTAATGGGCAGATATATAGCATTGTTTTTGAAAATGGCGATAAAGTGCAAGATTTGCACGTCATAGGTACTTGTGCCAAACGTAATACGGGTACTTACATTCATTTTTGGCCTGACACCTCTTTTTTTGACAGTCCCCGTTTCTCGGTTTCTCGCTTATCACATTTATTAAAAGCCAAAGCGGTGTTGTGCCCCGGCGTGGAAATATTTTTTAAGGATTTGATCAATAACAGCGAACAACGTTGGTGCTACGCCGATGGCCTGACAGATTATTTAATGGAAGCGGTTGACGGCCTGGTCACGCTGCCAAAAGTGCCTTTTATCGGTACTCTCACTGCCGCGACTGAAGCTGTTGATTGGGCATTATTTTGGCTGCCAGAAGGCGGTGAATTATTGACGGAAAGTTACGTTAATTTGATACCCACGGTGCAAGGGGGGAACCATGTTAACGGGCTGCGTCAGGGTTTGCTAGATGCCATGCGCGAATTTTGCGAGTTTCGCAATATGGTACCTCGTGGCGTAAAACTTGTCGCTGATGATATTTGGGATCGATGCGCTTATGTTTTGTCGGTCAAAATGCAGGATCCACAATTTGCCGGGCAGACCAAAGAACGCCTTTCCTCTCGCCAATGTGCCGCTTTTGTTTCTGGTGTGGTGAAAGATGCCTTCAGTTTATGGCTTAACAAAAACGTACCGGTAGCGGAACAACTCGCCGAACTCGCTATCGCTAATGCTCAACGACGGATGCGCGCGGCTAAAAAAGTGGTGCGTAAAAAACTGACGAGTGGTCCAGCGTTACCAGGCAAACTGGCGGACTGTAGTTCACAGGATCTCAACCTTACCGAATTATTTTTAGTCGAAGGGGACTCTGCAGGGGGATCGGCGAAGCAGGCACGTGATCGCGAATATCAAGCTATCATGCCGCTAAAAGGTAAAATTCTCAATACATGGGAGGTTTCTTCTGATGAAGTGTTGGCTTCGCAAGAAGTGCATGATATTTCGGTGGCTATCGGCATCGATCCTGATAGTGAAGATTTAAGTCAGCTCCGCTACGGTAAAATCTGTATTTTGGCTGATGCAGATTCCGATGGTTTGCATATTGCTACCTTATTGTGTGCGTTATTTGTGCGTCATTTTCGCTCTTTGGTATGTGGCGGACACGTTTATGTTGCTATGCCACCGTTGTACCGTATTGATTTGGGCAAAGAAATTTTCTACGCATTGGATGAGGAAGAAAAAATCGGCGTGCTAGAACAATTGCAACGTAAACGTGGTAAACCGAATGTTCAGCGTTTTAAAGGACTCGGTGAAATGAACCCACTACAATTACGTGAAACCACGCTCGATCCTAATACACGTCGCTTAGTACAACTGACCATCGATGACGAAAATACGGCTAAAACGCTGGCGATGATGGATATGCTGTTAGCCAAAAAACGGTCGGAAGATCGCCGCAATTGGTTACAGGAGAAGGGTGATGGGCTAGCAATCGAGCTCTAG
- the cpdA gene encoding 3',5'-cyclic-AMP phosphodiesterase — protein sequence MENLFKLPMVNGTKVRILQITDSHLFTDKNQTLLGVNTAESYHAVLAAIVMQQHHCDLIIASGDLAQTPSVVAYQRFAAGVSELAAPCVWLPGNHDDQSVMVKVLADAGIVSAKQVMAGNDWQILLLDSQVVGQSYGNLSEHQLLWLEHCLQAHPQRYALVTLHHHPLACGCSWLDQISLRNASQLAEILMRYPRVTTLLCGHIHQELEGDWYGRRLLASPSTSVQFKPNSLIFTLDNLAPGWRYIDLQPDGSVATEVCRLADGEFCPDINSDGY from the coding sequence TTGGAAAATCTGTTTAAACTGCCGATGGTAAATGGAACCAAGGTAAGAATTCTACAAATAACAGATAGCCATCTTTTTACAGATAAAAATCAAACTCTATTGGGCGTTAATACGGCAGAAAGTTATCATGCTGTATTGGCGGCTATTGTTATGCAACAGCACCATTGTGATCTGATCATAGCTAGCGGTGATTTAGCGCAAACACCTTCCGTAGTGGCCTACCAACGTTTTGCCGCTGGCGTGTCTGAACTGGCAGCGCCTTGCGTTTGGCTACCAGGAAATCATGATGATCAATCGGTGATGGTTAAAGTATTGGCGGATGCTGGCATTGTCTCTGCCAAGCAGGTTATGGCGGGTAATGATTGGCAGATCCTTTTGTTGGATAGCCAGGTAGTGGGTCAATCTTACGGTAATCTCAGTGAACATCAGTTGTTATGGCTGGAGCATTGTTTACAAGCACATCCACAACGTTATGCTTTAGTGACACTGCATCATCATCCACTCGCTTGTGGTTGTAGCTGGCTTGATCAGATTAGCTTGCGTAATGCATCACAGCTGGCAGAAATACTGATGCGTTATCCACGTGTTACTACCTTATTGTGTGGGCATATTCACCAGGAGTTAGAGGGTGATTGGTATGGTAGACGCCTGTTAGCTAGCCCGTCTACCAGTGTACAATTTAAGCCAAATAGTCTTATTTTCACTCTTGATAACTTGGCACCAGGGTGGCGTTATATCGATTTACAGCCCGATGGTTCAGTTGCAACTGAAGTATGCCGTTTAGCGGATGGCGAATTCTGTCCTGATATCAATTCGGATGGTTACTAA